From a region of the Streptomyces venezuelae genome:
- a CDS encoding LamG domain-containing protein: MAPQESLLKIYGDRSYRHVTMARHQGTTIAFAMDASRRIVYSVLDLSGPPAKGEADTAYWSDNPAELVFPRELAEVGYAVVGATAMPTVKRGGAEAAVDERPTAQETDPFLSTTARLTADAPFHVVSDGTYVVVLRQSVGETHSDAVYKLTGGGCSGSASRTDYVLSGTKKVPLVRDTLLCDRFLLVDGKLKPVLEVRYKRSRHATRPESAKDSLGTEDMEGRPFHEPTQELSFVRNLTQGRFAAVLVPTAISGVQRWQLFAHNDATGRVDSFSVEQGAQGLFNTRGTRFYTSPDPLYRDAVFERSPGNCPFTGRELVPVTGTEGRAETALRLNGTDAHLDLGDPAALRFGGRAYSIEAWVKPASYDGPVLARSGEYLLAVDAAGLVSLTHRGAPSPLLSTESVPTDAYTHIAATFDGTTAKLYVNGRPAGSGALPFTPATGVNTLVGKDSSGGTDRLFKGDVDEIRIWDRVRSAAELTEDMSYRLIGNEPGLVAYYRFDEGTGSTANDQTDRALHGTLGGGVQWTGSEAPVGDHPGVRRDSFVLKGRSVVSGLSAVLYHQQENVVAGYRSDPKPAKRQARVLLAFAARYGQNPCLAGLDFAVGRDGRLAQAPDVLDPAVLKRPTKGHDSEQVSALQQLIKRLEPEVASLQSEITRLAGTAGRVAEYQAEVDRLKPGFDDLERRYLAEKDLATSWIYSLELKTPRQLAGGHLAQSLFAILTSEYEAGVQFVPPNGPRSTWWLDDTGQSQGGRPCYFLVARERNRDLRVTGNSTSETARLSTIVREPGNVSAQFQLIAEGEHVRIVNRGSRLAIGLPSTYQLPHLVQSSECLTADSGLFKMTRLSMRSGVDVAYLAAKEKLDAARQLLQEARTAQQRVAELQLVLAAQQAELKDARDQLARLSTALRGDDDLTVAMPLLAVDSTGLSLSGGLLEFARGTDRPALLDSGTGNVVLYFRGAENQFFAVYYDTGVVRGAQTLAGDGGTLTFLARDPAVALDSATIKVADGDAPGRCDLTISVGTDTETWRSLPRKADLMAAALAGSPGRPVTVGAVARVTGRSVELTGATTVPVPAKAHLVIGSTGYAAEADNLTGAKTLTLTTAGTAIKPGDKVSLVGYDWARAESTRAGVLLSAGSRLIGLTPGGVDSVPNGTAKATITGRGCRWRAEMPGRAFLFDGKEQYLTLPAGQQQNIAPTGDLSLEAWVNPEAGGGRIVHARTDGSGYSLALAPAALPAWQFVGGTKAQLTPSLDLANRDFTIELWAKRNQSRGRVEPLLFHGATDGRVDQSLHLWVHPDETFYFSLYGDDLKTTQAYPDLEWHHWAAVYKNATREQILYRDGVEVARRTSNGAYTGNGPLILGHFPFTGDYLDGRIDEVRVFGRARTQHEISSERHQRLSGREPGLLGHWTFDGPSSPPSPIKGYQVVARVGDRVVRSAERFPCNEWAHLAATFAQSWALSLNGGAGLSVAPQNSLDVLEDLTIEAFVRIDKLGAPMGLLAKGTVVDGGRDGVPYQLGILADGRVEFAFAEADGKAVRHTSDRAVTVGAFQRVTVVRQRRKPDTSAAAQANASIQSEQDIRFYLDGAAAGSHLYSGPGAQSNSGELEIGRGLHGVLCEVRLWNSARPAVQLGQPVTAREKGLLARWPFNENAGNVTVDVSGSFPAKLRGARWTRDVDPTASPLRLYRNGEPLSEAPVTAQDTASWGDPQLTLGARLEGAKPTELLTGTLEEVRIWRTVRTREQISDNLFTRLRENKRDLLGYWPFDRDSTEPGTTSVRDEGLRGNNLAFSAKRPRVLLSTAPVSTDTAQVRSALADVRTPFHDTIAGAPGATEYADLQYDAKGETLGVLKRCYGFVRDGRWHLVTGYKVGDLTTEWVGQAQFDPQLMGYIEGAPPVPSENLTDKADGYAAASSVEFAEANQVVRSLSSSKTRSVNAAFGFAVGFETDASVLSITAPAGFGIASPLADAQLKVGLTGRLEFSNTWSEDTKVSQGANTARKAKLALTGYTEDAAKVLNSAVGRRYVPANNGMALVQSQTADVFALRLAHTGALVAYRMLPNPDIPPDWNLIHFPINPRYTKQGTLDGAVGFDDRGKVTDPDYPTATGYGEYSYFKPRDAYALKRRITRDQQRLHAFYESVSTETQRPDPTRGQANALLRSMGMSVEQQETGRSTAGSAAATGFSHRDLVNTYVWTAQGGFFAETTEATDAVSETTSGSYALSGSIGGTYGGNFGFKGVNFYGQLEASVGGGFSVTRAKGKDASRSFGLDVQCAPPGDLQRRDKDGKPVYDTAGKPVLVPGKVDAYRFLTFYLGENSANFDDFYHKVVDPTWLSGSDAPDAAALRQTRQNSAKPPCWRILHRVTYVSRVLAPVPPPGAPPLEKAMRAENIDSNYELIKRLEPYVRPAATSTGALATATRAALAAQLPELLPHSTEIIDYLSRYFGMDN; this comes from the coding sequence GTGGCACCGCAGGAATCCCTGCTCAAGATCTACGGAGACCGGTCGTACCGGCACGTGACGATGGCGCGGCACCAGGGCACCACCATCGCGTTCGCGATGGATGCGTCCCGCCGAATCGTCTACTCGGTGTTGGACCTGTCCGGCCCGCCGGCCAAGGGCGAGGCGGACACCGCCTACTGGAGCGACAACCCGGCCGAGCTGGTCTTCCCCCGGGAGCTGGCCGAGGTGGGGTACGCAGTGGTCGGCGCGACGGCGATGCCGACGGTCAAGCGCGGCGGGGCCGAGGCGGCCGTCGACGAGCGGCCCACGGCCCAGGAGACCGACCCGTTCCTGTCCACCACCGCGCGGCTGACGGCGGACGCCCCGTTCCACGTGGTCTCCGACGGCACGTACGTGGTGGTGTTACGGCAGTCGGTCGGCGAGACGCACTCCGACGCGGTGTACAAGCTGACCGGCGGCGGCTGTTCGGGCAGCGCGTCCCGCACGGACTACGTGCTCAGCGGTACGAAGAAGGTGCCGCTGGTGCGCGACACCCTGCTGTGCGACCGGTTCCTGCTGGTGGACGGCAAGCTCAAGCCGGTTCTGGAGGTCCGCTACAAGCGCAGCCGGCACGCCACCCGTCCCGAGTCGGCCAAGGACAGCCTGGGCACCGAGGACATGGAGGGCCGCCCCTTCCACGAGCCGACCCAGGAGCTGTCCTTCGTACGGAACCTGACCCAGGGCCGGTTCGCCGCCGTGCTGGTGCCCACCGCGATCAGCGGCGTGCAGCGCTGGCAGCTGTTCGCCCACAACGACGCCACCGGGCGGGTCGACTCCTTCAGCGTCGAGCAGGGCGCCCAGGGCCTGTTCAACACCCGGGGCACCCGTTTCTACACCAGCCCCGACCCGCTCTACCGCGACGCGGTGTTCGAGCGCAGCCCGGGCAACTGCCCGTTCACCGGACGCGAGCTGGTGCCGGTGACGGGCACCGAGGGGCGGGCGGAGACCGCGCTGCGGCTGAACGGCACCGACGCCCACCTCGACCTGGGCGATCCGGCGGCTCTGCGGTTCGGCGGCAGGGCGTACTCGATCGAGGCCTGGGTCAAACCCGCCTCCTACGACGGCCCGGTGCTGGCCAGGAGCGGGGAGTACCTGCTGGCGGTGGACGCCGCCGGCCTGGTGAGCCTCACCCACCGGGGCGCGCCGTCGCCGCTCCTGTCCACCGAGTCGGTACCGACGGACGCCTACACCCACATCGCCGCCACCTTCGACGGCACCACCGCGAAGCTGTACGTCAACGGCAGGCCGGCCGGCAGCGGGGCGCTGCCGTTCACCCCGGCCACCGGTGTGAACACCCTGGTCGGCAAGGACTCCTCCGGTGGTACGGACAGGCTTTTCAAGGGCGACGTCGACGAGATCCGGATCTGGGACCGGGTGCGTTCCGCCGCCGAGCTCACCGAGGACATGAGCTACCGGCTGATCGGCAACGAGCCGGGATTGGTGGCCTACTACCGGTTCGACGAGGGCACGGGGAGCACCGCGAACGACCAGACCGACCGGGCGCTGCACGGCACCCTCGGCGGCGGCGTGCAGTGGACCGGCTCGGAGGCCCCGGTCGGCGACCACCCCGGGGTGCGGCGCGACAGCTTCGTCCTCAAGGGGCGCTCGGTGGTGTCCGGCCTGTCGGCCGTGCTGTACCACCAGCAGGAGAACGTGGTCGCCGGGTACCGCTCCGACCCCAAGCCCGCCAAGCGGCAGGCCCGAGTGCTGCTGGCGTTCGCCGCCAGGTACGGCCAGAACCCTTGCCTGGCGGGCCTGGACTTCGCGGTCGGCCGCGACGGCCGGCTGGCCCAGGCGCCGGACGTGCTGGACCCGGCGGTGCTCAAGCGGCCGACGAAGGGCCACGACTCGGAGCAGGTCAGCGCCCTGCAGCAGCTGATCAAGCGGCTGGAGCCGGAGGTCGCGTCCCTTCAGTCGGAGATAACCCGGCTGGCCGGCACCGCGGGCAGGGTGGCCGAGTACCAGGCGGAAGTCGACCGGCTGAAGCCGGGCTTCGACGACCTGGAGCGGCGATACCTCGCCGAGAAGGACCTGGCCACCTCCTGGATCTACAGCCTGGAGCTCAAGACACCGCGCCAGTTGGCCGGCGGCCACCTGGCGCAGTCGCTCTTCGCCATCCTCACCTCGGAGTACGAGGCCGGAGTGCAGTTCGTCCCCCCCAACGGTCCCCGGTCGACCTGGTGGTTGGACGACACCGGCCAGAGCCAGGGCGGCCGGCCCTGCTACTTCCTGGTCGCCCGCGAGCGCAACCGGGACCTGCGCGTCACCGGCAACTCGACGTCCGAGACCGCCCGGCTGAGCACGATCGTCCGCGAACCGGGCAACGTCAGCGCGCAGTTCCAGCTGATCGCCGAGGGCGAGCACGTCCGCATCGTCAACCGCGGCAGCCGGCTCGCGATCGGTTTGCCCTCCACGTACCAGTTACCCCACCTGGTCCAGTCGAGCGAATGCCTCACCGCGGACTCGGGCCTGTTCAAGATGACGCGCCTGTCCATGCGCTCGGGTGTGGACGTGGCGTACCTCGCGGCGAAGGAGAAGCTGGACGCCGCGCGCCAGCTCCTCCAGGAGGCGCGCACAGCCCAACAGCGGGTCGCCGAACTGCAGCTCGTGCTGGCCGCCCAGCAGGCCGAACTCAAGGACGCCCGGGACCAGCTGGCCCGCCTGTCGACCGCCCTGCGGGGGGACGACGACCTGACGGTGGCGATGCCGCTGCTGGCGGTGGACTCCACCGGTCTGAGCCTGTCCGGCGGCCTGCTCGAATTCGCCCGGGGCACCGACCGGCCCGCACTGCTGGACAGCGGCACCGGCAACGTCGTGCTGTACTTCCGCGGCGCCGAGAACCAGTTCTTCGCCGTGTACTACGACACCGGCGTCGTCCGCGGTGCCCAGACCCTCGCCGGGGACGGCGGCACGCTCACCTTCCTCGCCCGCGACCCGGCCGTTGCCCTGGACAGCGCCACCATCAAGGTCGCGGACGGCGACGCGCCCGGCCGCTGCGACCTCACGATCTCCGTCGGGACGGACACCGAGACCTGGCGGTCGCTGCCGCGCAAGGCCGACCTGATGGCCGCCGCCCTGGCCGGGAGCCCCGGCCGGCCGGTGACGGTCGGGGCGGTCGCCCGGGTGACGGGCAGAAGTGTGGAGCTGACCGGGGCCACCACCGTGCCGGTCCCGGCCAAGGCCCACCTCGTGATCGGCAGCACCGGCTACGCCGCGGAGGCCGACAACCTCACCGGCGCCAAGACGCTCACCCTCACGACGGCGGGCACCGCGATCAAGCCCGGCGACAAGGTCAGCCTGGTCGGCTACGACTGGGCCCGGGCGGAGTCCACCCGGGCCGGGGTCCTGCTGTCCGCCGGCTCCCGCCTGATCGGGCTCACCCCGGGCGGCGTCGACTCCGTCCCCAACGGCACGGCCAAGGCGACGATCACCGGCCGCGGCTGCCGCTGGCGGGCCGAGATGCCCGGCCGGGCCTTCCTGTTCGACGGCAAGGAGCAGTACCTGACCCTGCCCGCCGGCCAGCAGCAGAACATCGCCCCGACCGGTGACCTGAGCCTGGAGGCCTGGGTCAACCCCGAGGCCGGAGGGGGCCGGATCGTCCACGCCAGGACGGACGGATCGGGCTACTCCCTGGCGCTCGCCCCGGCCGCCCTGCCGGCCTGGCAGTTCGTCGGCGGCACCAAGGCCCAGCTGACTCCCTCGCTCGACCTGGCGAACCGGGACTTCACCATCGAGCTGTGGGCCAAGCGCAACCAGTCCCGGGGCCGCGTCGAGCCGCTGCTGTTCCACGGTGCGACGGACGGCCGGGTCGACCAGTCCCTGCACCTGTGGGTCCACCCCGACGAGACCTTCTACTTCTCGCTGTACGGCGACGACCTCAAGACCACCCAGGCCTACCCGGACCTGGAGTGGCACCACTGGGCCGCGGTCTACAAGAACGCCACCCGCGAGCAGATCCTCTACCGGGACGGCGTCGAGGTCGCCCGCCGCACCTCCAACGGGGCCTACACCGGCAACGGCCCGCTGATCCTGGGCCACTTCCCCTTCACCGGCGACTACCTCGACGGCCGGATCGACGAGGTCCGCGTCTTCGGCCGGGCCCGCACCCAGCACGAGATCTCCTCCGAGCGCCACCAGCGGCTCTCCGGCCGCGAACCGGGCCTGCTCGGGCACTGGACCTTCGACGGGCCGAGCAGCCCGCCCTCACCGATCAAGGGCTACCAGGTGGTCGCGCGGGTGGGCGACCGGGTGGTGCGCTCGGCGGAGCGTTTCCCGTGCAACGAATGGGCGCACCTGGCCGCCACCTTCGCCCAGTCCTGGGCCCTGAGCCTGAACGGCGGCGCGGGCCTGTCGGTGGCCCCGCAGAATTCGCTGGACGTCCTGGAGGACCTCACCATCGAGGCGTTCGTCCGGATCGACAAGCTCGGCGCCCCGATGGGCCTGCTCGCCAAGGGCACGGTGGTCGACGGCGGCCGGGACGGCGTCCCGTACCAGTTGGGCATCCTGGCCGACGGCCGGGTGGAGTTCGCCTTCGCCGAGGCCGACGGCAAAGCCGTCCGGCACACCTCCGACCGGGCCGTGACGGTCGGTGCCTTCCAGCGGGTGACCGTGGTGCGGCAGCGCCGCAAGCCCGACACCTCCGCTGCCGCCCAGGCGAACGCGAGCATCCAGTCCGAGCAGGACATCCGCTTCTACCTGGACGGCGCAGCCGCCGGCAGTCACCTGTACAGCGGCCCTGGTGCACAGTCCAACTCCGGCGAGCTGGAGATCGGCCGTGGGCTGCACGGCGTCCTGTGCGAGGTGCGGCTGTGGAACTCCGCACGGCCGGCCGTCCAGCTCGGGCAGCCGGTCACCGCGCGTGAGAAGGGGCTGCTGGCCCGCTGGCCCTTCAACGAGAACGCCGGGAACGTCACCGTCGATGTCTCCGGCTCCTTCCCGGCCAAGCTGCGGGGCGCCCGCTGGACCCGCGACGTCGACCCCACGGCCAGCCCGCTGCGGCTGTACCGCAACGGCGAGCCGCTGTCCGAGGCCCCCGTGACCGCCCAGGACACCGCCTCCTGGGGCGATCCCCAGCTCACCCTGGGCGCCCGCCTGGAAGGGGCCAAACCGACGGAGCTGCTGACCGGAACGCTGGAGGAGGTGCGGATCTGGCGCACCGTCCGCACCCGGGAGCAGATCAGCGACAACCTGTTCACCCGCCTGCGCGAGAACAAGCGGGACCTGCTCGGCTACTGGCCCTTCGACCGGGACTCCACCGAACCCGGCACCACCTCGGTGCGCGACGAGGGCCTGCGCGGCAACAACCTCGCCTTCTCCGCGAAGCGGCCCCGCGTCCTGCTCTCCACCGCCCCCGTGTCCACGGACACCGCCCAGGTGCGGTCGGCCCTCGCCGACGTCCGCACTCCCTTCCACGACACCATCGCCGGCGCCCCCGGCGCCACCGAGTACGCCGACCTCCAGTACGACGCGAAGGGCGAGACGCTCGGTGTGCTCAAGCGCTGCTACGGCTTCGTCCGCGACGGCCGCTGGCACCTGGTCACCGGCTACAAGGTGGGTGACCTGACCACCGAGTGGGTCGGCCAGGCCCAGTTCGACCCGCAACTCATGGGCTACATCGAGGGCGCCCCGCCGGTGCCCTCGGAGAACCTCACCGACAAGGCCGACGGCTACGCCGCCGCCTCCTCGGTGGAGTTCGCCGAGGCCAACCAGGTGGTGCGGAGCCTGTCCTCCAGCAAGACCCGCAGCGTCAACGCCGCCTTCGGCTTCGCGGTGGGCTTCGAGACCGATGCCAGCGTCCTGTCGATCACTGCTCCGGCCGGCTTCGGCATCGCGTCCCCGCTCGCCGACGCCCAGTTGAAGGTCGGCCTGACGGGCCGCCTGGAGTTCTCCAACACCTGGAGCGAGGACACCAAGGTCAGCCAGGGCGCCAACACCGCCCGCAAGGCCAAGCTGGCCCTGACCGGCTACACCGAGGACGCCGCCAAGGTGCTGAACTCCGCCGTCGGCCGCCGGTACGTGCCCGCCAACAACGGCATGGCGCTCGTGCAGTCCCAGACCGCCGACGTCTTCGCGCTGCGCCTGGCGCACACCGGTGCCCTGGTCGCCTACCGGATGCTGCCCAACCCGGACATCCCGCCGGACTGGAACCTCATCCACTTCCCGATCAACCCCCGCTACACCAAGCAGGGCACCCTGGACGGCGCGGTCGGCTTCGACGACCGCGGCAAGGTCACCGACCCCGACTACCCCACCGCCACCGGCTACGGCGAGTACAGCTACTTCAAGCCGCGGGACGCCTACGCGCTCAAGCGCCGGATCACCCGCGACCAGCAGCGGCTGCACGCCTTCTACGAATCGGTCTCGACCGAGACCCAGCGCCCAGACCCGACCCGGGGACAGGCCAACGCGCTCCTGCGCTCGATGGGCATGTCCGTCGAGCAGCAGGAGACCGGGCGCAGCACCGCCGGCAGCGCCGCCGCCACCGGCTTCTCGCACCGGGACCTGGTCAACACCTACGTCTGGACGGCCCAGGGCGGCTTCTTCGCCGAGACCACCGAGGCCACCGACGCCGTCAGCGAGACCACCTCCGGCTCCTACGCGCTCAGCGGCAGTATCGGTGGCACCTACGGGGGCAACTTCGGCTTCAAAGGTGTGAACTTCTACGGCCAGCTTGAGGCCTCCGTGGGAGGCGGTTTCAGCGTCACCCGGGCCAAGGGCAAGGACGCCTCCCGCTCCTTCGGCCTCGACGTCCAGTGCGCACCCCCGGGTGACCTGCAGCGCCGCGACAAGGACGGCAAGCCCGTCTACGACACGGCGGGCAAGCCCGTCCTGGTGCCGGGCAAGGTCGACGCCTACCGCTTCCTCACCTTCTACCTCGGCGAGAACAGCGCCAACTTCGACGACTTCTACCACAAGGTCGTCGACCCCACCTGGCTGTCGGGCAGCGACGCCCCCGACGCCGCCGCCCTGCGGCAGACCCGCCAGAACTCCGCCAAGCCCCCGTGCTGGCGGATCCTGCACCGCGTCACCTACGTCAGCCGGGTGCTCGCACCCGTCCCGCCGCCCGGGGCGCCGCCGTTGGAGAAGGCGATGCGCGCCGAGAACATCGACAGCAACTACGAGCTGATCAAGCGCCTGGAACCGTACGTCCGCCCCGCCGCCACCAGCACCGGCGCCCTCGCCACCGCCACCCGCGCGGCCCTGGCCGCCCAGCTGCCCGAGCTCCTCCCCCACTCCACGGAGATCATCGACTACCTCAGCCGCTACTTCGGCATGGACAACTGA
- a CDS encoding helix-turn-helix domain-containing protein produces MPWPWLEQWVISERLEAACRLLTSPQHAGLPVSAVAARCGFTSPSHFTRRFRATYGVTPREWRRHRTGEASRAVPEDRP; encoded by the coding sequence ATGCCCTGGCCCTGGCTCGAACAGTGGGTCATATCCGAGCGACTCGAAGCGGCCTGCCGCCTGCTGACCTCTCCTCAGCACGCCGGCCTCCCCGTGTCGGCAGTGGCGGCGCGCTGCGGATTCACCAGCCCCAGCCACTTCACCCGTCGGTTCCGGGCCACGTACGGCGTCACACCGCGTGAATGGCGGCGCCACCGAACCGGGGAGGCCTCACGCGCCGTACCGGAGGACCGGCCTTGA
- a CDS encoding ATP-binding protein, with product MPTWRLRDFHDDDLDRAIQIWDQNQQADEAPAVFPVSEVVTAARAGGPAVVAVVGDELVGVAVAQACGERGWIMVVALAGTWRNRGIGSSLIAELERRLRSLGARRIGALLAPGATGTAALENSGYRPRAGLVFYEKVEHLGASDAGLLAELGGRMLPEGLWDSLAGMEREKEAIERRIVLPLAQSVLAEQYGVRPPKAVILFGPPGTGKTSFARAVASRLRWPFVELFPSRLASSHEGGLATSLREVFTELAELETVLLFIDEVEEIASVRSGTAVDPSHGVTNELLKLIPGFRDHDDRLLICATNSVRSLDPAFLRPGRFDYVIPVGPPDPEARSAIWRRYLGPAAAQVDLHALVEASAMFTPADIEFAARKGAATAFEREVAQRKGIPIGTQDYLQAIAQTRPTLTDQALKDFAEDTEEYVRM from the coding sequence ATGCCGACGTGGCGACTGCGGGACTTCCACGACGACGACCTGGACCGCGCCATCCAGATCTGGGACCAGAACCAGCAAGCGGACGAGGCCCCTGCCGTCTTCCCCGTTTCGGAAGTCGTGACCGCAGCCAGGGCCGGAGGACCCGCCGTGGTGGCGGTGGTCGGCGACGAGCTGGTGGGTGTCGCCGTGGCGCAGGCCTGTGGCGAGCGGGGTTGGATCATGGTGGTGGCTCTGGCCGGGACGTGGCGCAACCGCGGAATCGGGAGTTCCTTGATCGCCGAGCTTGAACGGCGCCTGCGGTCGCTGGGAGCCCGCCGGATCGGCGCGCTTCTCGCGCCGGGGGCGACGGGAACCGCAGCATTGGAGAATTCCGGATACCGCCCCCGGGCCGGGCTCGTCTTCTACGAGAAGGTCGAACACCTCGGTGCAAGCGACGCCGGCCTCCTGGCGGAACTCGGGGGAAGGATGCTTCCGGAGGGTCTGTGGGACAGCCTCGCCGGAATGGAGCGGGAGAAAGAGGCCATCGAGCGGCGGATCGTGCTACCACTGGCACAGTCCGTGCTGGCCGAGCAGTACGGAGTGAGGCCGCCGAAGGCGGTCATCCTCTTCGGACCGCCGGGCACGGGCAAGACCAGCTTCGCCCGAGCGGTCGCCTCGCGGCTGCGGTGGCCCTTCGTGGAACTCTTCCCCTCCCGGCTTGCCTCGTCCCACGAGGGAGGGCTGGCGACCTCGCTGCGGGAGGTGTTCACGGAACTGGCCGAACTGGAGACGGTGTTGCTCTTCATCGACGAGGTCGAGGAGATCGCCTCTGTCCGGTCCGGTACGGCTGTCGACCCCAGTCACGGAGTCACCAACGAACTGCTCAAGCTGATCCCCGGCTTCCGCGACCACGACGACCGCCTCCTGATCTGCGCCACGAACTCCGTCCGCTCCCTCGACCCGGCGTTCCTTCGGCCCGGCCGCTTCGACTACGTCATCCCCGTCGGCCCGCCGGACCCGGAGGCCCGTTCGGCCATCTGGCGGCGCTACCTCGGACCCGCCGCCGCCCAGGTCGACCTGCACGCTTTGGTAGAGGCAAGCGCAATGTTCACGCCGGCCGACATAGAGTTCGCCGCTCGCAAGGGCGCCGCCACCGCCTTCGAACGCGAAGTCGCCCAGCGCAAAGGCATCCCGATCGGCACGCAGGACTACCTGCAGGCCATAGCCCAGACCAGACCCACACTCACCGACCAGGCACTGAAAGACTTCGCCGAGGACACCGAGGAGTACGTGCGCATGTGA
- a CDS encoding PP2C family protein-serine/threonine phosphatase, with product MGQVRTAVQAHATASASPGDLLARTNRLLTDLDARLFTSSLIAQLDLAHHRARLATAGHPPPLLRHPDGRTEFLRLPPELVLGIDPEADYPTTEITLPPGSVLLVYSDTDGSQSGAPRLGSVTYPNCSHTRRDDRRAQ from the coding sequence ATGGGGCAGGTCCGCACCGCTGTCCAGGCGCACGCCACCGCAAGCGCCTCCCCCGGAGACCTGCTCGCCCGCACCAACCGCCTCCTGACCGACCTCGACGCCAGACTGTTCACCAGCAGCCTGATCGCCCAGCTCGACCTCGCCCATCACCGCGCCCGTCTCGCCACCGCTGGACACCCGCCACCCCTGCTCCGCCACCCCGACGGCCGGACCGAATTCCTGAGGCTGCCCCCCGAACTCGTTCTGGGCATCGACCCCGAGGCCGACTACCCCACCACCGAAATCACACTTCCGCCCGGCTCCGTACTCCTCGTGTACAGCGATACCGACGGATCTCAATCGGGCGCCCCTCGACTCGGGTCCGTGACCTATCCGAACTGTTCACACACAAGACGTGACGACCGTCGCGCACAGTAG
- a CDS encoding GAF domain-containing protein, which yields MTDVVADQVVPAFEPQGLVLMSADEGRLHVIGHRGYSTEFINRFDGTPLTSRTPTAHARATGDAVSFPDSADFRRTYPDAPRSASGNAWAFLPLTVSGHSIGSLVLSYDQPRPFPPTEPALLASLAGLIAQALDRARLYDAQHTLAHTVQTGLLPPPCPTSPALTSPPATSRPATAWLSAATSTTSSTLPPPPQRRSATSKATTPPSS from the coding sequence GTGACCGACGTCGTTGCCGACCAGGTCGTGCCCGCCTTCGAGCCCCAGGGCCTGGTCCTCATGAGTGCCGACGAAGGCCGCCTGCACGTCATCGGCCACCGCGGCTACAGCACGGAGTTCATCAACCGCTTCGACGGTACGCCCCTGACCTCCCGTACCCCGACCGCGCACGCGAGGGCCACGGGCGACGCCGTCTCCTTCCCCGACTCCGCCGACTTCCGGCGCACCTACCCCGACGCACCCCGCTCCGCCTCCGGGAACGCCTGGGCCTTCCTACCCCTCACCGTCTCCGGCCACAGCATCGGCTCCCTCGTCCTCTCCTACGACCAGCCCCGCCCCTTCCCACCAACCGAACCTGCTCTCCTCGCCTCCCTCGCCGGACTGATCGCCCAAGCCCTGGACCGCGCCCGCCTCTACGACGCCCAGCACACCCTCGCCCACACCGTCCAGACCGGCCTGCTGCCCCCGCCCTGCCCCACGTCCCCGGCCTTGACGTCGCCGCCCGCTACCAGTCGGCCGGCCACGGCATGGCTATCGGCGGCTACCTCTACGACCTCATCCACACTCCCACCGCCACCACAGCGGCGATCGGCGACGTCCAAGGCCACAACACCGCCGTCTTCCTGA